From the genome of Triticum aestivum cultivar Chinese Spring chromosome 3B, IWGSC CS RefSeq v2.1, whole genome shotgun sequence, one region includes:
- the LOC123069594 gene encoding pentatricopeptide repeat-containing protein At3g06920: MAAALRTPAIRSRPLAAYTFLRTRSGFSTNPPPPHTPVTISAELLRLLSAAPAWTHDLARAVSSTLSAAPSPSPDVVLSVLRSLQNTSLAGPFFLLASSASSPHSLPPEAYNAVLPFLSHDLAALDKVLEEMSLLGYGLPNPACATLVSTLVSSRRLDDAFHAIGTMRRLKFRPAFSAYTMLIGALAEARQPERALELLRQMQEVGYEVGVPLFTTLVRTLAREGRVEGALMLVDEVKGRCLEPDIVLYNVCIDCFGKAGNVDMAWKFFHELRAQGLQPDDVSYTSMIWVLCKAGRLGEAEELFGQMEVERAAPCAYAYNTMIMGYGSADRFDDAYKLLERLRERGCIPSVISFNSIITCLGKKRRVDEALRLLDVMKKDAKPNTSTYNIIIDMLCMAGRVNEAYKIRDEMELDGLYPNLMTVNIMVDRLCKAKLLDEAHTIFESASQRGCNPDSVTYCSLMDGLGKKGKIDEAYRLFEKMLDAGHNGNPVLYTSLIRNCFLHGRKEDGHKIFKEMIRRGCKPDLILLNTYMDCVFKAGEIEKGRAIFEDIKSYGFLPDVRSYSILIHGLTKAGQARETSNIFHAMSQQGFALDARAYNAVIDGLCKSGKVDRAYEVLEEMKLKHISPTVATYGSIIDGLAKIDRLDEAYMLSEEAKSKGIELNIILYSSLIDGFGKAGRIDEAYLILEEMLQKGLTPNAYTWNSLMDALVKAEEINEALICFQSMKEMKCPPNTYTYSILINGLCRVQKYNKAFVFWQEMQKQGLIPNVVTYTTMISGLAKGGNITDAYNLFVGFKTNGGVPDSACFNALIEGMSNANRAMEAYHIFEETRLRACRVNVTTCVSLLDALNKSECLEQAAVVGAVLSEISKSQHASRSL; encoded by the coding sequence ATGGCGGCGGCGCTGCGGACGCCGGCGATTCGCAGTCGCCCCCTCGCCGCCTACACATTTCTCCGGACCCGCAGCGGCTTCTCCACTAACCCACCACCCCCGCACACACCCGTCACTATCAGCGCCGAGCTCCTCCGCCTTCTCTCCGCCGCCCCCGCTTGGACACACGACCTGGCTCGAGCCGTCTCCTCCACCCTCTCCGccgccccttccccctcccccgatgTTGTCCTCTCCGTCCTCCGCTCCCTACAGAACACCTCTCTCGCCggtcccttcttcctcctcgcctcctccgcctcctctccccaCTCACTGCCCCCCGAAGCGTATAACGCCGTCCTCCCATTCCTCTCCCACGACCTAGCGGCTCTCGACAAGGTCCTGGAAGAGATGTCCCTCCTGGGCTACGGCCTTCCCAACCCTGCCTGCGCCACTCTAGTCTCCACCCTCGTCAGCTCCCGCCGCCTCGACGACGCCTTCCATGCCATTGGCACCATGCGGCGGCTCAAGTTCAGGCCGGCGTTCTCTGCGTACACCATGCTGATTGGTGCTCTGGCTGAGGCGCGGCAGCCCGAGCGTGCGCTTGAACTGCTGCGGCAGATGCAAGAGGTCGGGTATGAGGTGGGCGTGCCTCTTTTCACGACGTTGGTGCGGACCCTGGCCCGCGAGGGAAGAGTGGAGGGCGCGTTGATGCTGGTGGATGAGGTGAAGGGGAGATGCCTTGAGCCAGATATTGTGTTGTACAATGTGTGTATTGATTGTTTTGGAAAGGCTGGGAATGTGGACATGGCCTGGAAGTTCTTTCATGAGCTGAGAGCCCAGGGTCTGCAGCCAGATGATGTATCATACACAAGCATGATCTGGGTGCTTTGCAAGGCAGGGAGACTAGGTGAGGCAGAGGAGTTATTTGGGCAGATGGAAGTGGAAAGGGCTGCGCCTTGTGCTTACGCATATAATACTATGATCATGGGATATGGGTCAGCTGACCGGTTTGATGATGCTTACAAGCTGCTTGAGCGCTTGAGGGAGAGGGGTTGTATTCCATCTGTCATTTCATTTAATTCAATTATCACGTGCCTCGGGAAGAAGAGGAGGGTTGATGAGGCACTGAGATTGCTTGATGTCATGAAGAAGGATGCTAAGCCAAATACCTCGACGTATAACATCATTATTGATATGTTGTGCATGGCTGGGAGGGTTAATGAAGCATATAAGATACGTGATGAAATGGAACTTGATGGTCTGTATCCAAACTTAATGACGGTTAACATAATGGTGGATAGGCTGTGCAAGGCAAAGCTGCTCGATGAGGCCCATACAATATTTGAAAGCGCGAGTCAGAGAGGTTGCAATCCTGATTCTGTGACGTACTGTTCCCTTATGGATGGCCTTGGAAAGAAGGGAAAGATTGATGAGGCCTATAGGCTATTCGAGAAAATGTTGGATGCAGGCCACAATGGTAATCCTGTGTTATATACTTCCTTGATCAGGAATTGCTTTCTGCATGGAAGGAAAGAAGATGGGCACAAGATCTTCAAAGAGATGATCCGTCGAGGATGCAAGCCTGATCTCATCCTACTTAACACATATATGGATTGTGTTTTCAAAGCAGGTGAGATTGAAAAGGGAAGAGCAATTTTTGAGGACATCAAGAGTTATGGGTTTCTTCCTGATGTCCGAAGTTACTCCATTTTGATTCATGGTCTCACAAAAGCTGGTCAGGCTAGAGAAACGTCCAATATTTTTCACGCAATGAGTCAGCAAGGTTTTGCACTTGATGCTCGGGCTTACAATGCTGTTATTGATGGGTTATGCAAATCTGGAAAGGTAGACAGGGCCTATGAAGTTCTCGAGGAGATGAAGCTAAAACATATCTCTCCAACGGTTGCCACATATGGATCGATTATTGATGGTCTGGCCAAGATTGATAGGTTAGATGAGGCTTACATGCTTTCTGAAGAAGCAAAATCGAAAGGAATAGAATTGAATATTATTTTGTATAGTTCTCTCATAGATGGTTTTGGGAAGGCTGGCAGGATAGATGAAGCTTATTTAATTTTAGAAGAGATGCTGCAGAAGGGTCTGACTCCAAATGCTTATACATGGAATAGTCTCATGGATGCTTTAGTGAAAGCTGAAGAAATCAACGAGGCCCTTATTTGTTTCCAGTCAATGAAGGAAATGAAATGTCCACCAAATACCTATACATACAGCATTCTTATAAATGGCCTTTGCCGGGTACAGAAGTACAACAAGGCTTTTGTGTTCTGGCAAGAAATGCAAAAACAAGGTTTGATCCCAAACGTTGTCACTTACACAACCATGATCTCCGGGCTTGCAAAGGGAGGGAACATAACAGATGCTTACAACCTATTTGTGGGGTTCAAAACCAATGGCGGAGTGCCTGACTCTGCATGTTTCAATGCTCTCATAGAGGGTATGAGCAATGCAAACAGAGCAATGGAGGCGTATCACATTTTTGAAGAAACTCGTCTAAGGGCATGTAGAGTCAATGTGACGACATGCGTCAGTCTTTTAGACGCTTTGAACAAGTCTGAATGTCTCGAGCAAGCTGCGGTCGTTGGTGCAGTTCTGAGTGAGATTTCCAAATCCCAGCATGCTTCTAGATCCTTGTAA